GACCAACGACGCGCCGCACACGTACCTCTATGGGTGGGTACTCGACCTTGCCCCACGACATCTGCTTCATCTTGGCGATCTCATAGCACATCTCTAGGGTGAGGTAGGCACAGTAGTTGCCACGCAGCCCTACGGGGCCCgtctcgcctctcttcttgcgAATCGCGCGCAAAAGAAACCACGCCGTCGGTGGCGGTTCGATGCGGAAGATGTACGACTTGTCAAAGTAAACCTGAATGCGCACAATGAGCTCGATGTCATCCTTAAAGTGCGGCTTTGTGCGGTCGTTGAAGGCCTTGGCGAAGTCCATCGCCTTCAGTCCCAGCTTCGAGAACTCCTGACCAACCGGAGGCCCCGTGGCAGCCTTACCAGCCTTGATGAAGAAACGCCAgttgtgcagcactgccttgTTCGGAAACTCCGGTACTGCGAAGAGGTCCTTCGCCTTTGCTTCCACCTTGGGGTCGAGGAAGCGGTTGCTACCTGGCTCTATGCTAACCGTCTTTGGTCGTGCCTTGAGGCACCACGCCGCACAACGTCGAAGCATTTCAGCAGCACacgaaaggaggagaaaagcaaGCGTGCCTCTGATGCGGAGGAAGAAAgtagcagcaacaacacgtTGGGAAAAGAGCGACCTTCCTCAACGGGGATGTGAAAGGCTCACGCACGTCTGTCCCTATCCAAGCACCTGCGAAGGAGtggcagagggggggtggggcagtGAGGTGACCACAATAGAGAGCGCGACTACACACTCAGCGCGTACAATCCGAGATGGCAAGAACACCACAAACGAGAGAAGGAACGAGGACGGACGTGACGACCACAGAAGTGGTGCGCACCTGCCTgcctacgtgtgtgtgtgtgtgttgggggggggggggggtatccGTATGTACTGGTGAGGAGCCACACCACAAAGCACACAGCTAACAAGCGCACCAGGAGATACAATGGTTCTCCAAGTGCCTCTCTCAACGAGTCCGTGTGTCAGGCCCTAGAGCAAGGCAGTACCGAAGGAGTCGTGGGGGGAGGACAGGTGTGTTAGTGCATGTGGGTAGGGGgaacgagagagacagggaggagggaatgGGAATCAAGATGAACGCCAAAAGAAAATGAGTGAAGTGCACGCACAtatgcgtctgtgtgtgttcaACAGAGctgggggagaagggggataGCATGGGTCGCATCAATGCGAGCACACAGGCCAGTTCATCTGCCTTCACCGCCACTAAAGAGAAAGACGAATGCGCAAATCGCGCAACGTtcgccatctcctccctctACATCGTTTCGGTTTTCTCCCGCAacagaaggaaagaaggaaaaggagatgGCGTGCGCTGTGCGTTGTGGATgagcgtgcgtgcgagcTCGTCCatccttgtgtgtgtgtgtgtgtggagagagagagagaggagggggtagtGTGCAAGCTCGCTGGTTGCTTCACAGCAGTCTTTGAAATATGCGCAAAGGAGCCTTGCGTATGCGGATGGCCACACAAAGACGGACAAGACGAGAGAAAGCGCACAACGCgttgcgccagcgccgccctaagtccctttcctcctcccacccatccaccccaccccaccccgaAAGAACAAAGTCAAagccatcatcatcatcaatAGGGGCCACGCTATGTCGTCCAAGTCGTCTGTGTTTTGTGGAGGTCTGTTGAGAAatttggggggaggggggtgatcTCGGTAGAAGTTTTAGTGAGTAGCGCCGGTGATGCATCAGCTACGGTGCTACACACGGCTGCTCGGGTCCGTGGGTTGTCAAGCATCGCTCGCACTGCACACACCCGTGCAACATGTGGGTTCGAGAGAGCTTCATGTCCCGCAGGTATGTCCACTTGGTCTCCGTGTTGATGTGCTCCGCCTCGTGTGGTCGGAGCAGGAGGcacaggcggcgcagcgtggcAAAACCAATTTCATCAaagacagtgctgctgctgaccaCATCGATTAATTCGAGGGCTGCAAGAAGCAGCCGACGAGTCCATGCGTCCTGCAGAGATGGCGGAAGTTCTGGTGGAGACTCGTTCTGCTGGTGGGTGGGATCGCCCTTGCCGTGATGTCGTCGCCGCGGTGACCTCGAGCTTGGCAATGAGCCCCTGATGCGGTGCTCGGCAAGAGTGCACACGCCGTCCAAGACCTGACGTACATCTACAATGGCCGAGTGCACCCTTCCGGTGTCGTGAGCACCGCCCTCAAGCACGCCCACTCGCGGGTCAGCGGAGCAGGCCTGCTGCGCAGACGCCAagtcgcagccgcgccacGGCAGGCGCTCGTGCAGGCAGTGCAGGTGATGCACCGCGCACGAGCCCCCGCCAGCGTCACCGCGGCTGGGTAGAGCCTCCGACACGGAAGAGGTGATGAGTCGGACTCCAGAGAAGACAAAACGTGACAGCCACGCCCAATCTA
This portion of the Leishmania panamensis strain MHOM/PA/94/PSC-1 chromosome 27 sequence genome encodes:
- a CDS encoding ribosomal protein L11, putative (TriTrypDB/GeneDB-style sysID: LpmP.27.2220), with amino-acid sequence MLRRCAAWCLKARPKTVSIEPGSNRFLDPKVEAKAKDLFAVPEFPNKAVLHNWRFFIKAGKAATGPPVGQEFSKLGLKAMDFAKAFNDRTKPHFKDDIELIVRIQVYFDKSYIFRIEPPPTAWFLLRAIRKKRGETGPVGLRGNYCAYLTLEMCYEIAKMKQMSWGKVEYPPIEVRVRRVVGQARRMGIAIIGVDTAHSSPVKGMTEKQYLEESERYRKVHMAQYETLKAKELESAPLIERLHRPNMAPLTNAQLEEGLKDANLLNALWKSSHPKSLFAQDSRDREMARRYLNTRGWFNEMTPEEMRVVFLNYRLPEQPRQQQLGMTEGQVQSQAYWSRDAASPQ